Proteins from a genomic interval of Arachis hypogaea cultivar Tifrunner chromosome 10, arahy.Tifrunner.gnm2.J5K5, whole genome shotgun sequence:
- the LOC112716195 gene encoding AIG2-like protein D has protein sequence MTNSVVRARHDVFVYGSLLADEVVRVLLNRVPSSTPATLHGYHRFKIIGRVYPAILPVENKKVTGRVLHEITGVELDILDEFEDVEYNRSDAEVVLMDTSEKLQVHTYVWSDRNDPNLYGEWDFEEWKQVHMNDFVKMTDAFMRESEQESELQESKTRVQTYESFYKQENDKQSS, from the exons atgacgAATTCTGTGGTGAGAGCGAGGCACGACGTGTTCGTGTATGGCAGCCTCTTAGCCGATGAGGTTGTTCGTGTCCTCTTGAATCGCGTCCCTTCTTCAACCCCTGCCACTCTCCATGGCTA TCACAGGTTTAAAATCATAGGTCGCGTTTATCCCGCTATTCTCCCTGTGGAGAATAAGAAAGTTACTGGCAGG GTCCTTCATGAGATCACAGGAGTGGAGTTGGATATCTTAGACGAATTCGAGGATGTTGAATATAATAGAAGTGATGCTGAGGTTGTATTGATG GACACTTCTGAGAAGTTACAAGTTCACACTTATGTTTGGAGTGACCGAAACGATCCAAATTTATATGGAGAGTGGGATTTTGAG GAATGGAAACAAGTTCACATGAATGATTTTGTCAAGATGACCGATGCTTTCATGCGTGAATCAGAGCAAGAATCAGAGTTGCAAGAATCAAAGACAAGAGTTCAAACCTATGAATCTTTCTATAAGCAAGAAAATGATAAGCAATCCTCATGA
- the LOC112716194 gene encoding proteasome subunit beta type-6, with protein MDQKMDFNAPHSMGTTIIGVTYNGGVVLGADSRTSTGVYVANRASDKITQLTDNVYVCRSGSAADSQVVSDYVRYFLHQHTIQLGQPATVKVAANLVRLLSYNNKNFLETGLIVGGWDKYEGGQIYGVPLGGTIVQQPFAIGGSGSSYLYGFFDQAWKEGMTKDEAEDLVKKAVSLAIARDGASGGVVRTVIINSEGVTRNFYPGDQLPLWHEELEPQNSLLDILGAPEPMNI; from the exons ATGGATCAGAAGATGGACTTCAATGCCCCTCATTCCATGGGAACCACCATCATTGGAGTCACCTACAACGGCGGCGTCGTCCTCGGCGCCGATTCTCGCACCAGCACCG GAGTGTATGTTGCTAACCGCGCTTCGGATAAAATCACACAACTTACTGATAATGTCTACGTCTGTCGCTCTGGATCG GCTGCAGATTCTCAGGTTGTCTCTGACTATGTTCGCTACTTCCTTCATCAACACAC TATACAGCTTGGACAACCTGCAACAGTCAAAGTTGCTGCCAACCTTGTTCGGCTTCTTTCATATAACAACAAG AATTTCTTAGAGACTGGCTTGATTGTTGGTGGTTGGGACAAATATGAAGGTGGCCAAATTTATGGAGTTCCTCTTGGTGGAACAATAGTGCAACAACCTTTTGCTATTGGAG GATCTGGCTCCAGTTACTTGTATGGTTTTTTCGACCAAGCCTGGAAGGAAGGAATGACCAAGGATGAAGCTGAG GATTTAGTGAAAAAGGCAGTTTCACTTGCCATTGCTAGGGACGGGGCAAGTGGTGGTGTCGTCCGAACAGTCATT ATAAACTCGGAGGGAGTGACGAGAAACTTCTACCCCGGTGATCAACTTCCGCTATGGCACGAGGAATTGGAGCCGCAGAACTCATTGCTAGACATCCTTGGTGCCCCTGAGCCAATGAACATCTGA